The genome window CAGCCGCGCCAAATAGTTTTCCGCCGCATGATAGGGAATACCACACATGGGAATGCGTTTCCCCTGTCCGCCCTCCCGCGAAGTCAAGGTAATTTCCAACTCACGTGAAGCCAGCTCCGCATCTTCAAAAAACATTTCATAAAAATCGCCTAAACGAAAAAAAAGAATCTCCTGAGAATGACGGCTTTTCACGTCCCTATATTGTTCCAGCATCGGCGTATAGGCTGTCGCCATAACCAGTTCCCCCTTTGGTTACACTGATTCCCCTTTAAGAATCCAGGTCTGCGCCTTGGTAATGCGCACTTGGATTAAATCTCCCGGTTTTTGCCCTTCCTGATACGGCCACAGTACCAATTTGTTGCCTCGGGTCCGTCCGCACCATTGTTTAGGATTGGTTTTACTAGGTCCCTCTACCAGTATTTCTTGACAAGTATGGAGCAATTTCTCATTGCACGCTAACGCCACTTTTTCCTGCGAAGTCAGCAAGCGCTGCAAGCGTTCCTTTTTCACCGCCAGCGGCACTTGTTCTTTCATTTCAGCAGCCGGCGTTCCTGAGCGGCTGGAATATAAGAAGGTATAAGAAGCGTCAAAGCCAACCTCTTCCACTAACGCTACCGTATCAGCAAACATTGCTTCGGTCTCTCCAGGAAAGCCGACAATCAGATCCGTAGTTAAAACCGCGTCAGGCACGGCAGCTCTCACTTTTCGCACAAGCTCCAGATACTCCTCACGCGTATATCCTCGATTCATCTGCCGCAAAATTTCATTGTTTCCTGCTTGGATAGGCAGATGAAAATGCGTAGTAATATGTTTGCTTTTTGCTACAGCCGCAATAACTGCATCATCCATATCGCGCGGGTGCGATGTCATATAACGGATGCGCAGCAAGCCGGGAATGTCATCCAACGCCTGCAACAGCGCTGCAAACGTATCGGGCGTCCCTTTTCCATAGGAATTCACATTCTGCCCTAGAAGAGTAATTTCCTGATAGCCCTCGGCCGCCAGGCTCCGCACCTCATCCACAATATCACTTAGCGCCCGGCTGCGCTCCCGCCCCCGGACATAAGGAACAATGCAATAGGTGCAAAAATTGTTGCATCCAAACATAATCGGAACCCAAGCAGCTACGCCGCTTTTTCGCACTACCGGCATTTCTTCAACAATTTGCGTTTCCGCTTCCGCCAGCACCGATCGCTCGCCAGTTCGCTGCTCTCCCAGCCAAGCCGCCAAATGGTGAATCATATTCGTACCCATAACCAGATCTACATGAGATGCTTTGCGCAAAATGCGTTCTTTATCCTTTTGCGCCATGCAGCCTGTAATAATAATGCGCACATGAGGACGTTCCTGCTTGTGACGCTTCAGCTCGCCAATTTTCCCGTATATCTTTTTCTCGGCGCTTTCCCGCACACAGCACGTATTAATAACAATTACGTCCGCCTCTTCCAGATTATCTGTTGCCAGATATCCTTGCGAAGCCAGCTGTCCGGCCATTTTTTCCGAGTCATTTTCATTCATTTGGCATCCATAAGTCAAAATGCAATAGAAACCGTTCATGGCAACTCCTTTACATACCCATTAATACTAAAAGTCTATCTTTTCTATTATAGCCGCAAATCTCTTCGCTGTAAAAGCGTCACTACAAGAAAAAACGCTTTCTTGGAAGTCTTTTACAACCTCCGAGAAAGCGTCCATAGGCTTTACTTCTTTTTATTCAAAGCCATGCGCAGCCCCATACAAATGACAAATACGCCAAAAAAGCGACGCAGCATCTCGGGCGGAATGCTCTGCACAAGATCCGAGCTGCCCAAGGCCCCTATAACAGCGCCAAGGGCCAACAACGCCGCCACCTTATATTTTACAATTCCTTGCTGATGAAAGCGCCATAACCCAGTCAGAGCCGTTGGAATGATGACAAGAAGAGAGATGCCTTGAGCAGTGTGTTGCGGAACGCCCATAAGAAACACCATCATCGGCACCAAGATCATACCGCCGCCAACGCCCATAAGGCCGCTTAAAATACCGGCAGCTACCCCGCCCAAGGCAATAATCGCCAACGCTTCCATCAGCCGCCCACCGCCATTCGCAGTCCTACAAGAACTAAAAATACGCCAAACATCCGCTTAAGCTGTACTGCAGGTATCTTAGACATCCAGCGTGATCCCAGAGCAGCGCCAATAACACTGCCAACCGTCAACATGGCCGCAATAGAAAAATCCAGTTGCCCGTACAAGCCGTAGACAAACGTACTGGCGGCCGCAGTCGGAACAATCACCGCCAAGGAGGTAGCATGCGCCTCATGCTGCGATAAGCCGAGCAAGGAGACCATAACAGGCACCAATACAATGCCGCCGCCAATACCAAGCATACCGCTCAGCACTCCAGCTACCACTCCGTAAAGCACAACACGTACTGCATGTCCTTCCATAGCTGCCTACCTCACTCTCCTTGGATATATCAATCCATGCTTAAGCTGCGCACTACCAGGTTAACTTCAGATACCGTCATGCCTGTCGTGTATTCAACCGCTTCTCGAATGCGCCGTTGTACTGCTGGTAATTCCTGCTGAATTACCGTTCCAAAAAGCACCACTAATTCCGCCGTAATCTTTACGCCTTTGTCTTTTTCTTTGCGAATTTGCACTTTCCCCACCTTGCTAACAAAGGCTGCATCTAACGCTTCTTTCTGCGTCACTGCGACCAGAACGTCATCGGCAATTAAGAGTTTGCCATAGTAGCTGAAAGTAGGACGAACAATCGACTTTTCTCCTAGCTTGCGCCGCGCCGCCGAAGAACGTCGGCTGAAAATTTCCAGTGAATCCACCAAATAGCCGGAAAAATGAGGCTTCAACTCGATTGTTGGCACAGGAATAATATGTTTTCCTTCTCGTAATCTAGCCTTACGAGCTTTAGCAATTTCCGTCGGACTAGCAATTTCCTCAATACGAATAATTTTTTGAATGGGCGGGAGCTTGAGAATTCTAACAATTTTTTCCACCATACCATCGGAGGTTCCTAAAACCAAAATGCGCTGCGGTTTAACTTTCTCAATCGCTTCTCGTACTTCGGCGGCATGCTCCGGATCCGTAAAGATCGCCCGCCGTACGGCGCCAATCTTATTAGGCTCCTTTTTAGCCGATTTGCCTGCAATAATTTTACTGTCCTTAATAAACAAACCATCGTCAATCAAGGCGTCTGCCGCTTGTTCATGCGCGACAATCAAGGCCCGATGGCTCTTGCCGGTACCACTCGGTCCAACGAATGCAAACACGTCCATAGCATGCCTCCTTTCAAAAATCTCTATTTCTATCACCTTACTGGAAATGCTGCCGTTTTGTCAAGAAAGACCGCTCTTACACTTTGCGTTTTTCCATTGCCCTTTGCAAAGAACAAGCAATCGTGTCAGGCGCATGAAATACGCCAAGCATTTCCGGGAACCGTCCGGGAATAGCGTGAAAATCAGACCCTCCTGTAGCCAACAGTTTGGCTTCCTGCGTCCAGGCAAGATATTTTTCTTGCTGCTGTTTTGTATGCATCGGGTGAAATACTTCTAGCCCTTCCGCACCGGCGGCCAATACTTTTTTCACAAGCTCGTCATCTCCCGCCAAGCCTGGATGCGCCACCACCGCCACACCGCCTGCCGCTTGAATCAATTCAATCACCTCTGGATATTTCAGGCGCCGATGCGGCACATAAGCCGGCCCATTTTTATGCAAAAGTGCATGAAACACTTCTCCGACCGTACCAAAAGCGCCCATAGCTACTAAGGCTCTTGCCACATGCGGCCTGCCGATAGAACCGCCGCCCGCCTGAACCGCTACATCTTCCAGCTTCAAAGAATAGCCAAGTCCTCTTAGCTTGTCCACCATTTCTCCCGCTCTATTTTGACGGCTTTGCGCCAACAATGCCAATTCCGCCTGAAAGAAAGACTGCCGCCAATCCATTCCATAGCCTAAAACATGCACCTCATGACCT of Anaeromusa acidaminophila DSM 3853 contains these proteins:
- a CDS encoding sulfite exporter TauE/SafE family protein, yielding MEALAIIALGGVAAGILSGLMGVGGGMILVPMMVFLMGVPQHTAQGISLLVIIPTALTGLWRFHQQGIVKYKVAALLALGAVIGALGSSDLVQSIPPEMLRRFFGVFVICMGLRMALNKKK
- a CDS encoding PHP domain-containing protein, with the protein product MSVDLHIHTLASDGRWTALQVYEAAVAAELKMIAITDHDTTRALEEAEGFAWPLGLRFVPGIEFSTDIPGHEVHVLGYGMDWRQSFFQAELALLAQSRQNRAGEMVDKLRGLGYSLKLEDVAVQAGGGSIGRPHVARALVAMGAFGTVGEVFHALLHKNGPAYVPHRRLKYPEVIELIQAAGGVAVVAHPGLAGDDELVKKVLAAGAEGLEVFHPMHTKQQQEKYLAWTQEAKLLATGGSDFHAIPGRFPEMLGVFHAPDTIACSLQRAMEKRKV
- the miaB gene encoding tRNA (N6-isopentenyl adenosine(37)-C2)-methylthiotransferase MiaB, whose product is MNGFYCILTYGCQMNENDSEKMAGQLASQGYLATDNLEEADVIVINTCCVRESAEKKIYGKIGELKRHKQERPHVRIIITGCMAQKDKERILRKASHVDLVMGTNMIHHLAAWLGEQRTGERSVLAEAETQIVEEMPVVRKSGVAAWVPIMFGCNNFCTYCIVPYVRGRERSRALSDIVDEVRSLAAEGYQEITLLGQNVNSYGKGTPDTFAALLQALDDIPGLLRIRYMTSHPRDMDDAVIAAVAKSKHITTHFHLPIQAGNNEILRQMNRGYTREEYLELVRKVRAAVPDAVLTTDLIVGFPGETEAMFADTVALVEEVGFDASYTFLYSSRSGTPAAEMKEQVPLAVKKERLQRLLTSQEKVALACNEKLLHTCQEILVEGPSKTNPKQWCGRTRGNKLVLWPYQEGQKPGDLIQVRITKAQTWILKGESV
- a CDS encoding Asp23/Gls24 family envelope stress response protein yields the protein MDVFAFVGPSGTGKSHRALIVAHEQAADALIDDGLFIKDSKIIAGKSAKKEPNKIGAVRRAIFTDPEHAAEVREAIEKVKPQRILVLGTSDGMVEKIVRILKLPPIQKIIRIEEIASPTEIAKARKARLREGKHIIPVPTIELKPHFSGYLVDSLEIFSRRSSAARRKLGEKSIVRPTFSYYGKLLIADDVLVAVTQKEALDAAFVSKVGKVQIRKEKDKGVKITAELVVLFGTVIQQELPAVQRRIREAVEYTTGMTVSEVNLVVRSLSMD
- a CDS encoding sulfite exporter TauE/SafE family protein; translation: MEGHAVRVVLYGVVAGVLSGMLGIGGGIVLVPVMVSLLGLSQHEAHATSLAVIVPTAAASTFVYGLYGQLDFSIAAMLTVGSVIGAALGSRWMSKIPAVQLKRMFGVFLVLVGLRMAVGG